A stretch of the Flavobacterium sp. 5 genome encodes the following:
- the mgrA gene encoding L-glyceraldehyde 3-phosphate reductase, which yields MNYLPDTKRYQKMDYRRCGKSGLLLPALSLGLWHNFGAIDKIENARNIMHTAFDNGITHFDLANNYGPPPGSAEITFGQLFKEDFKSYRDELLISTKAGWQMWDGPYGDWGSKKYLVASLDQSLKRMGLDYVDIYYHHRPDPNTPLEETMGALDLIVRQGKALYVGISSYSPSETQKAIKILKDLGTPCLIHQPRYSMFDRWVEDGLLDVLQENGVGSIAFSPLAQGLLTNKYLNGIPQDSRAASHRGNGAIEEDVLTPENIAKARSLNEIAENRGQSLAQMALSWILKDNRISSVLIGASKPEQVIDSVGALQNSTFTTDELQAIENILNKNGN from the coding sequence ATGAATTACTTACCAGATACAAAGCGTTATCAAAAAATGGATTACCGTCGTTGCGGAAAAAGTGGTTTACTATTGCCAGCGCTTTCTCTCGGATTGTGGCATAACTTTGGTGCAATCGACAAGATTGAAAACGCTCGTAATATAATGCACACCGCTTTTGATAATGGTATAACTCATTTTGATTTAGCCAATAATTATGGTCCGCCTCCTGGATCGGCAGAAATAACTTTTGGACAGTTATTTAAAGAAGATTTCAAATCATATAGAGATGAACTTTTAATTTCAACTAAAGCTGGATGGCAAATGTGGGATGGACCTTATGGAGATTGGGGGTCTAAAAAATATTTGGTTGCTAGTCTTGACCAAAGTCTTAAACGAATGGGATTAGATTATGTCGATATTTATTACCACCATAGACCTGATCCAAATACGCCTCTTGAAGAAACGATGGGAGCGCTTGACTTAATTGTTCGCCAAGGAAAAGCATTGTATGTAGGTATCTCTAGTTATAGTCCGAGTGAAACTCAAAAAGCAATTAAAATATTGAAAGATTTAGGTACACCTTGTCTTATTCATCAACCAAGATATTCAATGTTTGACAGATGGGTTGAAGATGGGTTATTAGATGTTTTGCAGGAGAATGGAGTGGGTAGCATTGCTTTTTCTCCTCTTGCACAAGGGCTTTTAACTAATAAATATTTAAACGGAATTCCACAAGATTCAAGAGCCGCATCTCATAGAGGGAATGGAGCGATAGAAGAAGATGTTTTAACTCCTGAGAATATAGCTAAGGCAAGAAGTCTAAATGAAATTGCTGAAAATCGTGGTCAAAGTTTGGCTCAAATGGCTTTATCGTGGATTCTGAAAGACAATCGTATATCATCCGTTTTGATTGGAGCAAGTAAACCTGAGCAAGTAATCGATTCTGTTGGTGCTCTTCAAAATAGTACCTTTACTACTGATGAACTTCAGGCGATTGAAAATATTCTTAATAAAAACGGGAATTAA
- a CDS encoding glycoside hydrolase family 30 beta sandwich domain-containing protein — MNKNNIKMFTVAFLFFSVTSNIMAQKAAVNPLAGKTAKVYVTAKNTEKKLTETETLQFIDKPQTTEKEIAVFVDPSKTFQTMLGIGGAITDASAEVFYQLSKEKQQEILTAYYDKDKGIGYSLARTNMQSCDFSSDTYSYIAENDKELKTFDISHDQKYRIPLIKEVIAKSGGKLTLYASPWSPPAWMKTNNDVLHGGSLKPEFRQSWANFFVKFITIYEKEGIPIWGYTVQNEPMAVQRWESCIFTAEEERDFIKDYLGPTMNKAGYSKKKLIMWDHNRDLMYQRVSTVLEDKDAAKYVWGIGYHWYEDWMKAGMNFEAEGRVAQAFPDKALVLTEGCAADFDQKLLTDWSFGEKYGMSMINDFNIGTVAWTDWNILLDEKGGPNHVQNFCMSPIHADLKNGNLIYTNGYYYLGHFSKFIRPGAKRIACSSSSNKLLSTAFVNPDGKTEIIVMNQTDADIEYFLWIKGKAAKTTSLAHSIATVEIR; from the coding sequence ATGAATAAAAACAACATCAAAATGTTTACTGTAGCATTTCTCTTTTTTTCTGTAACGTCAAATATAATGGCACAGAAAGCAGCTGTAAATCCTCTAGCGGGAAAAACAGCTAAAGTGTATGTTACAGCCAAAAACACAGAAAAGAAACTTACAGAAACCGAAACGCTACAGTTTATTGATAAACCTCAAACAACTGAAAAAGAGATTGCGGTTTTTGTAGATCCATCAAAAACTTTTCAGACGATGTTGGGAATTGGTGGTGCGATTACAGATGCCTCTGCTGAAGTTTTTTATCAACTTTCTAAAGAGAAACAACAAGAAATCCTGACAGCTTATTATGACAAAGACAAAGGAATTGGTTACTCTTTGGCAAGAACGAACATGCAGAGTTGTGATTTTTCGAGTGATACTTACAGTTATATTGCTGAAAACGATAAAGAACTTAAAACCTTTGATATCAGTCATGATCAAAAATACCGAATTCCATTAATTAAAGAAGTGATTGCAAAATCAGGAGGGAAATTGACTTTATATGCATCGCCATGGAGTCCTCCAGCTTGGATGAAAACCAATAATGATGTTTTACATGGAGGTTCTTTAAAACCTGAATTTCGTCAGAGTTGGGCAAACTTTTTTGTAAAATTTATTACTATTTACGAAAAGGAAGGAATTCCGATTTGGGGGTATACAGTACAAAACGAACCTATGGCTGTACAACGTTGGGAATCATGCATATTTACTGCGGAAGAAGAACGTGATTTTATAAAAGATTATCTTGGACCAACAATGAATAAAGCGGGATATTCTAAAAAGAAATTAATCATGTGGGATCATAACCGTGATTTAATGTATCAACGTGTAAGTACGGTTTTGGAAGATAAAGATGCTGCCAAGTATGTTTGGGGAATTGGATATCATTGGTATGAAGACTGGATGAAAGCAGGAATGAATTTTGAAGCTGAAGGTCGTGTTGCACAAGCTTTTCCAGATAAGGCACTAGTATTAACTGAAGGCTGTGCAGCAGATTTTGATCAAAAACTACTAACTGATTGGAGTTTTGGTGAAAAATACGGAATGTCTATGATTAATGATTTTAATATTGGAACTGTTGCTTGGACAGATTGGAATATTTTGTTAGACGAAAAAGGCGGACCAAATCATGTACAGAATTTTTGTATGTCGCCAATTCATGCCGATCTAAAAAACGGAAATCTAATTTATACTAACGGATATTATTATTTAGGTCATTTTTCTAAATTTATTCGACCTGGAGCAAAACGTATTGCTTGTTCATCAAGTAGCAACAAACTTTTATCTACTGCTTTTGTCAATCCAGACGGAAAAACGGAAATCATTGTAATGAACCAAACTGATGCTGATATTGAGTATTTTCTTTGGATAAAAGGAAAAGCAGCAAAAACAACAAGTCTTGCTCATTCTATTGCAACTGTAGAAATTCGTTAA
- a CDS encoding carbohydrate-binding protein, which translates to MKIWKMLIYGIALISLVSFKNPFLIGNPWQGKIQQIPGKVECEFYDEGGEGIAYHDIDIDNNGSGKLNPINGNPLNEFRIKESVDISYTKDGDVDNSQYNKTKRSIGQFYLGWTQPSEWINYTVQVAKSGNYHIGALYTSNGDGSISIDVNGKDATGIIKIETTHDDRDTIDWRQWHHWNESKSLGIIKLKKGKQLLTVHIVKNGNMNLDYLSFNPY; encoded by the coding sequence ATGAAAATCTGGAAAATGTTAATTTATGGAATTGCGCTAATAAGTCTCGTTTCTTTTAAAAATCCATTTTTAATTGGAAATCCTTGGCAAGGAAAAATACAACAAATTCCAGGTAAAGTTGAATGTGAGTTTTATGATGAAGGCGGAGAGGGGATTGCTTATCACGATATTGATATCGATAATAACGGAAGTGGAAAATTAAATCCTATTAATGGTAATCCGCTTAACGAGTTTAGAATAAAAGAAAGTGTTGATATTTCATATACTAAAGATGGAGACGTAGATAATAGCCAATATAATAAAACCAAAAGGAGCATAGGTCAGTTTTATTTAGGCTGGACTCAACCTTCTGAATGGATTAATTATACTGTTCAAGTTGCTAAATCAGGAAATTATCACATTGGGGCACTTTATACTTCAAACGGTGACGGGTCTATTTCTATTGATGTAAATGGTAAAGATGCAACAGGAATAATTAAAATTGAAACTACCCACGATGATCGTGATACAATAGATTGGAGACAATGGCATCATTGGAATGAATCAAAATCTTTGGGAATAATCAAACTCAAAAAGGGGAAACAATTACTTACAGTCCACATTGTGAAGAACGGTAATATGAATCTAGATTATTTGAGTTTTAACCCTTACTGA
- a CDS encoding NAD(P)/FAD-dependent oxidoreductase, translating to MPQELLLQVTPETASNDLLLKDHLSKQIKVSTNEIQHVAILKRSIDARQKAIKINLKVAIYLKGESFKELKIELPDYKNVSTAQEVIVVGAGPAGLFAALQLIELGLKPIVIERGKDVRGRRRDLKAINVDHIVDEDSNYCFGEGGAGTYSDGKLYTRSKKRGDVTRILELLVAFGASGDILIDAHPHIGTNKLPQIIQDIREKIIECGGQVLFETRLTDILVKNNEVQGIVTQSGDTILANKIILATGHSARDIFELLDKKKILIEAKPFALGVRAEHPQSLIDSIQYSCDYRGEHLPPAPYSIVKQVNGRGMYSFCMCPGGVIAPCATSPGEVVTNGWSPSKRDQATANSGIVIELKLEDFKPFAKFGALAGMEFQKSIEQKAWHLAGQTQKVPAQRMIDFTQNKVSESIPKTSYVPGTTSVEMGQVFPGFLSQILREGFKEFGKSMKGYLTDEAILHAPESRTSSPVRIPRDGISYEHLQIKGLYPCGEGAGYAGGIISAAIDGEKCALMIAEALK from the coding sequence ATGCCACAAGAACTTTTATTACAAGTTACTCCGGAAACAGCTTCAAATGATTTGTTGCTAAAAGACCATTTGTCTAAGCAAATTAAAGTTTCGACAAACGAGATTCAACATGTTGCTATTTTAAAAAGATCTATTGATGCACGTCAAAAAGCAATCAAAATCAATTTGAAAGTAGCAATATATTTAAAAGGTGAATCTTTTAAAGAACTTAAAATAGAACTTCCCGATTATAAAAATGTTTCCACAGCGCAAGAAGTAATTGTTGTAGGCGCAGGACCTGCTGGTCTTTTTGCTGCTTTACAATTAATTGAATTAGGTTTGAAACCTATCGTTATAGAACGTGGAAAAGATGTTCGTGGACGACGTCGTGATTTGAAAGCTATAAATGTTGATCATATTGTTGATGAAGATTCTAATTATTGTTTTGGAGAAGGAGGAGCAGGAACCTACTCGGATGGAAAATTATATACTCGTTCCAAAAAACGTGGTGATGTTACCCGAATATTAGAGTTGTTGGTAGCTTTTGGTGCATCGGGAGATATACTTATAGATGCGCATCCGCACATTGGAACTAATAAATTACCTCAAATTATTCAGGATATTCGAGAAAAAATTATCGAATGTGGTGGACAAGTTTTGTTTGAAACACGTTTGACTGATATTCTTGTAAAAAACAATGAAGTACAAGGAATTGTAACCCAAAGTGGAGATACAATTTTAGCAAATAAAATAATTCTGGCAACAGGACATTCTGCTAGGGATATATTTGAATTATTAGACAAAAAGAAAATTTTAATTGAAGCTAAACCTTTTGCCTTGGGTGTAAGAGCAGAGCATCCACAATCCTTAATTGATAGTATTCAGTATAGTTGTGATTATCGCGGAGAGCATTTACCACCAGCACCTTATTCGATTGTGAAGCAGGTAAATGGACGTGGAATGTATTCTTTTTGTATGTGTCCAGGAGGTGTTATTGCGCCTTGTGCTACTAGTCCGGGAGAAGTGGTTACTAATGGTTGGTCACCATCTAAAAGAGATCAAGCTACAGCTAATTCTGGAATTGTAATCGAATTGAAATTGGAAGATTTTAAGCCTTTTGCCAAATTTGGGGCTTTAGCTGGAATGGAATTCCAAAAAAGTATCGAACAAAAAGCGTGGCATTTGGCAGGACAAACTCAAAAAGTTCCAGCACAGCGTATGATTGATTTTACACAAAATAAAGTTTCTGAAAGTATTCCTAAAACGTCTTATGTGCCAGGAACTACTTCGGTAGAAATGGGACAAGTTTTTCCGGGATTTTTATCTCAAATTTTGAGAGAAGGATTCAAGGAATTTGGTAAATCTATGAAAGGATATTTGACAGACGAAGCCATTTTACATGCGCCAGAAAGTAGAACTTCATCTCCAGTTCGTATTCCGAGAGACGGAATCTCCTATGAACACTTGCAAATAAAAGGATTGTATCCTTGTGGAGAAGGAGCAGGTTATGCGGGCGGAATTATATCAGCGGCTATTGATGGTGAAAAATGTGCTTTGATGATTGCTGAAGCTTTAAAATAA
- a CDS encoding quinone oxidoreductase, whose product MKALTFSAFGDSDVLEYIEIPSPTLKSDEILVEMKAIGLNFADVYRRKGNYHLKGNPPFIAGYEGAGIVVNANNNSEFKVGDRIAFADVPFANAELVAVNINHVLPLPEAISFETAASILLQGLTAHYLATDSHKTLKGETVLIHAVAGGVGQFLTQISKLLGAKVIGLTSSSGKAKIALEQGADHVFLYNEDWKSDIFKTVPNGVDVVYDSIGSTLMESFEVTKECGQVVFFGMAGGDPEFINPRMLMDTSKTLTGGDLWSYLNSKEERIKRANQLFDWIIEGKITLAPPTSFKLSEGKLAHDYLESRKSTGKIILIP is encoded by the coding sequence ATGAAAGCACTTACCTTCTCTGCATTTGGAGACTCAGATGTACTTGAATATATAGAAATTCCTTCTCCAACATTAAAATCAGATGAAATTTTAGTAGAGATGAAAGCCATCGGATTAAACTTTGCCGATGTTTACAGACGAAAAGGAAATTATCACCTCAAAGGAAATCCGCCATTTATTGCTGGTTACGAAGGCGCTGGAATTGTTGTTAACGCCAATAATAATTCAGAATTCAAAGTTGGCGATCGTATCGCTTTCGCTGATGTTCCTTTTGCAAATGCTGAATTGGTTGCTGTTAATATAAACCATGTTCTTCCTTTACCCGAAGCCATTTCATTTGAAACTGCTGCATCTATATTATTACAAGGTTTAACGGCACATTACTTAGCAACAGACAGTCATAAGACCTTAAAAGGTGAAACTGTTTTAATTCATGCAGTTGCTGGTGGAGTTGGTCAATTTTTGACACAAATTAGCAAACTTTTAGGCGCCAAAGTTATTGGTTTAACCTCATCATCAGGCAAAGCAAAAATAGCTCTTGAACAAGGCGCTGACCATGTATTTCTATATAACGAAGATTGGAAATCGGATATTTTCAAAACGGTTCCAAATGGTGTTGATGTAGTTTATGACAGTATCGGAAGCACTTTAATGGAAAGTTTTGAAGTTACCAAAGAATGTGGTCAGGTTGTTTTCTTTGGAATGGCAGGCGGAGATCCTGAATTTATTAACCCAAGAATGCTAATGGACACTTCAAAAACCTTAACAGGCGGAGATTTATGGAGTTATTTAAATTCGAAAGAAGAAAGAATTAAAAGAGCCAACCAATTATTTGATTGGATTATAGAAGGGAAAATTACGCTTGCTCCTCCAACTTCTTTCAAACTATCAGAAGGAAAACTAGCACACGATTATTTGGAAAGCCGAAAAAGTACAGGAAAAATAATTTTAATTCCTTAA
- a CDS encoding nuclear transport factor 2 family protein codes for MTPKFLNKNAFLLFFTFLVGLHFAQAQEKKVAPTSQELYNEISAMDTVLFDAFNAKDMAKFKPLFLEDLEWYQDNGGLLSYETVFSNFEKMFKNENKLTRQLVKGSLEVHPIKDFGAIEIGVHQFKHMENGKEEIGTFKFLAIWKKVNNEWKISRMISYDH; via the coding sequence ATGACACCAAAATTTCTTAATAAAAACGCATTCTTGCTATTTTTTACATTTTTAGTCGGTCTACATTTTGCACAAGCGCAAGAAAAAAAAGTAGCTCCAACTTCGCAAGAATTATACAATGAAATTTCAGCAATGGACACCGTTCTCTTTGATGCATTTAATGCTAAAGACATGGCAAAATTTAAACCTTTGTTTCTCGAAGATTTAGAATGGTATCAGGACAATGGAGGATTACTTTCCTATGAAACTGTTTTTTCTAATTTTGAAAAAATGTTCAAAAACGAAAACAAACTCACTCGACAGTTGGTAAAAGGAAGTCTTGAAGTACATCCTATAAAAGACTTTGGAGCTATAGAAATTGGTGTTCATCAATTTAAACATATGGAAAATGGGAAAGAAGAAATAGGAACTTTTAAGTTTCTTGCTATTTGGAAAAAGGTTAATAATGAATGGAAAATCTCAAGAATGATTAGCTACGATCATTAA
- a CDS encoding MepB family protein, with protein MSIQNPKITSKELPEEFLNIKKIFSEIDNIKISQPIIELESIEYGACTFVLNNSNIRFRTAKITPTKTGQFVTLWKRINKGPIQPFDNTDPIDLFIISVRKENHFGLFIFPKAILIDKEIVSDKKEGKRAIRVYPPWDITTSKQAQKTQNWQLEYFLEISQNQAFDLNRTKLLLHLEH; from the coding sequence ATGAGTATTCAAAATCCAAAAATTACAAGTAAAGAATTACCCGAAGAGTTCCTAAACATAAAAAAAATATTTTCTGAAATTGATAATATAAAAATTAGCCAACCGATTATTGAATTGGAAAGCATTGAATATGGAGCTTGTACTTTTGTCCTAAACAATTCAAACATTCGATTTCGAACCGCTAAAATCACACCTACTAAAACAGGACAATTTGTGACACTTTGGAAAAGAATAAACAAAGGACCTATTCAACCTTTTGACAATACTGACCCTATAGATTTATTCATTATTAGCGTTAGAAAAGAAAATCACTTTGGTCTGTTTATTTTTCCAAAAGCCATTCTTATTGATAAAGAAATAGTTTCGGATAAAAAAGAAGGGAAACGTGCTATTCGTGTTTATCCGCCTTGGGACATTACAACTAGTAAACAAGCTCAAAAAACACAGAATTGGCAATTAGAGTATTTCCTGGAAATATCACAAAACCAAGCATTCGATTTAAACCGTACAAAATTACTTCTTCATTTAGAGCACTAA
- the msrA gene encoding peptide-methionine (S)-S-oxide reductase MsrA — MKTKTIFLFCLLFSGALFSQNNSSTKKMTQSNFETITLGGGCYWCVEAVYENLKGVKSVVSGFSGGKIANPSYEEVCSGTTGHAEVVQITFDKNITNLDEIFKVFFTVHDPTTLNRQGADRGTQYRSVIFYNNEEQKQEAKSIIAELQKAKVYENPIVTTIEPFTKFYKAEDYHQNYYANNKNQPYCQMVIQPKLEKFEKVFKDKLKTKSH, encoded by the coding sequence ATGAAAACGAAAACAATATTTTTGTTCTGCTTATTATTTAGCGGAGCACTATTCTCTCAAAACAACAGTTCAACTAAAAAAATGACACAATCTAATTTTGAAACCATAACTCTTGGTGGTGGCTGCTACTGGTGCGTAGAGGCTGTATATGAAAACTTGAAAGGAGTAAAATCAGTAGTCTCTGGATTTTCGGGAGGAAAAATTGCTAACCCAAGCTATGAAGAAGTTTGTTCTGGTACAACTGGACATGCCGAAGTTGTCCAAATTACATTTGATAAAAATATAACTAATCTTGATGAGATTTTCAAAGTATTCTTCACGGTACACGATCCAACAACTCTTAATCGACAAGGTGCGGATAGAGGAACGCAATACCGTTCTGTAATTTTTTATAATAACGAAGAACAAAAACAAGAAGCAAAATCCATTATTGCTGAGCTACAAAAAGCAAAAGTTTATGAAAATCCAATTGTTACTACTATAGAACCTTTTACTAAATTTTATAAAGCCGAAGATTACCATCAAAACTATTATGCCAATAACAAAAATCAGCCTTATTGTCAAATGGTTATTCAACCCAAGCTTGAAAAATTTGAAAAAGTTTTTAAAGATAAACTCAAAACAAAGAGTCATTAA
- the msrB gene encoding peptide-methionine (R)-S-oxide reductase MsrB, giving the protein MKTKSFFCIVLLLLPLFVFQACGQNKEAKSTEMASVETNPSKPKNPYYSHTDTTKLNLTDAEWKKILPEDVYLVSRKADTERPFTGKYWNTDVKGTYYCAACGNLLFRSGAKFASSCGWPSFFEQENKKSVVYKNDNSLGMERIEALCGRCGGHLGHLFDDGPAPTGKRYCMNSIALDFVPDAK; this is encoded by the coding sequence ATGAAAACAAAATCTTTTTTTTGCATTGTACTACTACTACTCCCTTTATTTGTTTTTCAAGCTTGTGGACAAAACAAAGAAGCTAAGAGTACTGAAATGGCTTCGGTTGAAACCAACCCAAGCAAACCTAAAAATCCTTATTATTCGCATACCGATACTACAAAACTGAATTTAACTGATGCCGAGTGGAAAAAAATCCTTCCAGAAGATGTTTATTTAGTTTCTCGTAAAGCAGATACTGAAAGACCATTTACAGGTAAATATTGGAATACTGATGTAAAGGGAACTTATTATTGTGCCGCTTGTGGTAATCTTCTTTTTCGGTCAGGAGCTAAATTTGCTAGTAGTTGTGGCTGGCCAAGTTTTTTTGAACAAGAAAACAAAAAAAGTGTTGTCTATAAAAATGATAATTCTCTAGGTATGGAACGAATAGAAGCGCTTTGTGGTAGATGTGGCGGTCATTTAGGTCATTTATTTGATGATGGCCCAGCTCCGACAGGGAAAAGATATTGCATGAATTCTATCGCCCTTGATTTTGTACCAGATGCTAAATAA
- the idi gene encoding isopentenyl-diphosphate Delta-isomerase has translation MEEEKVILVNELDQQIGLMPKLEAHEKAILHRAFSVFVLNNQNEIMLQQRAHQKYHSPLLWTNTCCSHQREGESNIVAGNRRLYEEMGFNTDLKELFHFIYKAPFDNGLTEHELDHVMIGYYDGEPLINSEEVEAWKWMKIEDVKNDMLLNPEIYTVWFKIIFDEFYHFLEEHALEQKN, from the coding sequence ATGGAAGAAGAAAAAGTAATATTAGTAAATGAATTAGATCAGCAAATTGGTTTGATGCCGAAATTAGAAGCACATGAAAAAGCTATTTTGCATCGTGCTTTTTCTGTTTTTGTTTTAAATAATCAAAATGAGATTATGCTTCAGCAAAGAGCGCATCAAAAGTACCATTCTCCTTTACTATGGACAAATACTTGTTGTAGCCATCAGCGAGAAGGGGAGTCAAATATTGTAGCCGGCAATCGTAGATTGTATGAAGAAATGGGGTTCAATACCGATTTGAAAGAACTTTTCCATTTTATTTACAAAGCCCCTTTTGATAATGGTTTGACGGAACATGAACTTGATCATGTAATGATTGGTTATTATGATGGAGAGCCTTTGATTAATTCAGAAGAGGTTGAAGCTTGGAAATGGATGAAAATTGAAGATGTAAAAAATGATATGCTTTTGAATCCAGAAATTTATACTGTTTGGTTTAAAATCATTTTTGATGAATTTTATCACTTTTTAGAAGAACACGCTTTAGAGCAAAAGAACTAA
- a CDS encoding 6-carboxytetrahydropterin synthase has protein sequence MRVTISRKAHFNAAHRLYRKDWSFEQNDAVFGKCNNPNFHGHNYELIVSVTGEIDKETGYVLDVKFLTDIIKEEVEDKFDHKNLNLDVPEFQDLNPTAENIVVVIWNKIRRKVKPELDLEVVLYETPRNFVTYKGE, from the coding sequence ATGAGAGTAACTATATCTAGAAAAGCCCATTTTAATGCAGCTCATCGTTTGTATCGAAAAGATTGGTCTTTTGAGCAAAACGATGCAGTTTTTGGTAAATGTAATAATCCCAATTTTCACGGGCATAACTACGAATTAATTGTAAGTGTTACTGGAGAGATAGACAAAGAAACAGGCTATGTTTTGGATGTAAAATTTTTAACTGATATTATTAAAGAAGAAGTAGAGGATAAATTTGATCATAAAAATTTGAATCTGGATGTTCCTGAATTTCAAGATTTGAATCCAACCGCAGAGAATATTGTAGTTGTGATTTGGAACAAAATCCGAAGAAAGGTAAAGCCTGAACTAGATTTAGAAGTTGTTCTTTATGAAACGCCACGTAATTTTGTAACCTATAAAGGAGAATAA
- a CDS encoding peroxiredoxin, translating into MELKVGDKIPNFTAKDTNGNDFNSQDLIGKKPLVIYFYPKDNTPGCTTQACSFRDQYEDFKDFGAEVIGISSDSVASHQKFTQQFKLPFILLSDSDKKIRTLFGVPSNLFGLLSGRVTYVADNTGTVIMIFDSMKAKNHIPKALDAIRGLQ; encoded by the coding sequence ATGGAACTTAAAGTAGGAGATAAAATTCCAAATTTTACAGCCAAAGATACTAATGGTAATGATTTTAATAGTCAAGATCTAATAGGTAAAAAGCCATTGGTTATTTATTTCTACCCGAAAGATAATACTCCAGGATGTACAACTCAAGCCTGTAGTTTTAGGGATCAATATGAAGATTTTAAAGATTTTGGTGCTGAAGTTATTGGAATAAGTAGTGATAGTGTAGCTTCTCATCAAAAGTTTACTCAACAATTTAAATTACCTTTTATTCTTTTATCAGATTCAGATAAGAAAATTAGAACTCTTTTTGGGGTTCCTTCAAATTTGTTTGGATTATTGTCAGGCAGAGTGACTTATGTTGCAGATAATACAGGAACAGTTATTATGATATTTGATAGTATGAAAGCAAAAAATCATATTCCTAAAGCTCTTGATGCAATTAGAGGATTACAGTAA
- a CDS encoding type I phosphomannose isomerase catalytic subunit: protein MNSKKYPLQFNAILKERIWGGEKLKTILNKPITSSITGESWELSTVEGDVSVVANGEYKGKLLTELINEYPNEILGTIVHERFGKQFPLLFKYLDAREDLSIQVHPNDELAKKRHNSFGKTEMWYVTQADKDARIIVGFKEDSSPEEYIEHLNNKTLTDILDDVKAKPGDVFFLETGTVHAIGAGLVVAEIQQTSDITYRLYDFDRKDAQGNTRELHVDLALDAINYKKVDTYKKYTKDTDKSNVVVDCPYFTTNFIPLEKAKAVENSGSSFTVYMCIEGSFELDYDGVIYQYIKGDTVLVPAAMKSYNLKGKASILEIYIS, encoded by the coding sequence ATGAACTCAAAAAAATATCCATTACAGTTTAATGCTATCCTAAAAGAACGAATTTGGGGCGGAGAGAAATTAAAAACAATTTTAAACAAACCAATTACTTCCAGTATTACTGGCGAAAGTTGGGAATTGTCTACTGTAGAGGGGGATGTAAGTGTTGTCGCAAATGGTGAGTATAAAGGAAAACTTTTGACGGAGTTAATTAATGAATATCCAAATGAAATTCTAGGGACAATAGTTCATGAAAGATTTGGAAAACAGTTTCCACTGCTTTTTAAATACTTGGATGCGCGTGAAGATCTATCCATTCAGGTACATCCTAATGATGAATTAGCAAAAAAACGTCACAATTCTTTTGGTAAAACCGAAATGTGGTATGTTACACAAGCTGATAAAGATGCTAGGATTATTGTAGGTTTTAAAGAGGATTCCAGCCCAGAAGAATATATAGAGCATTTAAATAATAAAACCCTAACAGATATTCTTGATGATGTAAAAGCAAAACCCGGAGATGTATTTTTCTTAGAAACGGGAACTGTTCATGCTATTGGAGCAGGATTAGTTGTTGCCGAAATACAGCAAACTTCAGATATTACGTATCGTTTGTATGATTTTGATAGAAAGGATGCTCAAGGGAATACTAGAGAACTTCATGTTGATTTAGCATTGGACGCTATCAATTATAAAAAAGTAGATACTTATAAAAAATATACTAAAGACACAGATAAGTCAAATGTAGTGGTGGATTGCCCTTATTTTACAACTAATTTTATTCCATTGGAGAAAGCAAAAGCAGTTGAAAATTCAGGATCGTCTTTTACCGTATATATGTGTATAGAAGGCTCTTTTGAACTGGATTATGATGGTGTAATATACCAATATATAAAAGGAGATACAGTACTTGTTCCTGCAGCAATGAAGTCTTATAATCTTAAGGGAAAAGCTTCAATTTTAGAAATTTACATTTCATAG